One window of Blastocatellia bacterium genomic DNA carries:
- a CDS encoding CoA-acylating methylmalonate-semialdehyde dehydrogenase yields the protein MRLVNYINGQWVPAMTREALPVTNPATAEVLAEVPLSGEADIARAVEAAAAAFPEWRRTPAEERIQYLFKLKALFEAHLDELARLITIENGKTLAESRSELRRAIENIEVACGIPTLMQGYNLEDVARGIDEHMIRQPLGVVAAITPFNFPVMIPFWFLPYAIACGNTFVLKPSEKVPISIMRAFELIEQTGLPPGVVNLVHGTKAAVDALLDHPDVRAISFVGSTPVAKYIYARAAAQGKRVQCQGGAKNHVVVLPDADMEMATRIISESAFGCAGQRCLAISVAVTVGEAHRVFREAIADTARAIRVGYGLDEGVQMGPVITRESKARIEALIAKGVSEGATLLLDGRGAKIPHYERGNFIKPTLLENVPPGGEVWQTEIFGPVLSLIRADTVDEAIAIISRHAYGNMASLFTSSGAAARKFRYEVPAGNIGINVGVAAPMAFFPFSGWKESFFGVVHGQGRDAIEFYTEKKVIVERWSSEWTRTF from the coding sequence ATGCGGCTTGTCAACTACATCAACGGACAATGGGTGCCAGCGATGACGAGAGAGGCATTGCCGGTGACCAATCCGGCGACGGCGGAAGTCCTCGCCGAAGTGCCGCTCTCCGGGGAAGCCGACATCGCGCGCGCTGTCGAAGCGGCCGCTGCGGCGTTCCCCGAATGGCGACGCACGCCGGCTGAGGAGCGCATCCAGTACCTCTTCAAGCTGAAGGCGCTCTTCGAGGCGCATCTTGACGAGTTGGCTCGTTTGATCACCATAGAGAACGGCAAGACGCTCGCGGAATCGCGGAGCGAGCTGCGCCGCGCGATCGAGAACATCGAAGTCGCCTGCGGAATCCCCACGCTCATGCAGGGCTACAATCTCGAAGACGTCGCGCGCGGCATTGATGAGCACATGATCCGTCAACCCCTGGGTGTCGTGGCCGCCATCACACCGTTCAATTTTCCGGTCATGATACCATTTTGGTTCCTCCCCTATGCCATCGCGTGCGGGAATACGTTCGTCCTGAAGCCTTCGGAGAAAGTCCCCATTTCGATCATGCGCGCGTTCGAGCTGATCGAGCAAACGGGCCTTCCACCGGGCGTGGTGAATCTCGTGCATGGGACGAAGGCGGCCGTGGATGCGCTTCTGGACCATCCGGATGTACGGGCGATCAGTTTCGTCGGTTCGACCCCCGTGGCCAAGTACATCTACGCGCGCGCGGCCGCTCAAGGCAAGCGCGTGCAATGCCAGGGCGGTGCGAAAAATCACGTCGTCGTCCTACCCGATGCGGATATGGAAATGGCGACGCGGATCATCAGCGAGAGCGCCTTCGGATGCGCTGGGCAGCGGTGTCTGGCCATCTCGGTCGCCGTCACCGTCGGCGAAGCACATCGCGTATTCCGCGAAGCTATCGCTGACACCGCGCGCGCGATCCGGGTCGGATACGGGTTGGACGAAGGCGTACAAATGGGGCCGGTCATCACCCGCGAGAGCAAGGCGCGGATCGAAGCTTTGATCGCGAAGGGGGTGAGCGAGGGCGCGACGCTGCTGCTCGATGGACGCGGGGCGAAGATCCCCCATTACGAGCGAGGGAATTTCATCAAGCCGACGCTTCTGGAGAATGTCCCGCCTGGCGGTGAGGTCTGGCAAACGGAGATCTTCGGACCAGTCCTCAGCCTGATTCGCGCCGACACGGTGGACGAAGCCATCGCGATCATCTCCCGCCATGCCTATGGGAACATGGCTTCGCTCTTCACCAGCAGCGGTGCGGCGGCGCGCAAGTTCCGCTACGAAGTGCCAGCCGGCAACATCGGTATCAACGTCGGCGTAGCTGCGCCAATGGCGTTCTTTCCGTTCAGCGGCTGGAAGGAGAGTTTCTTCGGCGTCGTGCACGGCCAGGGACGCGATGCCATTGAGTTCTACACGGAGAAGAAGGTCATCGTCGAGCGATGGTCGAGCGAATGGACGCGCACGTTCTGA
- a CDS encoding 6-phospho-beta-glucosidase has translation MSRRKLTIIGGGGVRTPLLLYGLLEQQASLGLREVTLYDVERERVELMAALGQELLRQRDGTFALTVTDDLQEAVADAAAIITSIRVGGLRARARDERTAIEHGLVGQETTGVGGWAMALRTIPVVLEHARVIERVNPEAWILVFTNPAGVITQALTMQTRLRVLGICDTPSELFHRIARVLGEPPEDVVCDYFGLNHLGWVRAVFVRGRDEMARLLHDDEKLRRLYPADLFDPELIRALGLIPTEYLFFYYGHARALANQKRVGASRGEELEQLNERLFRDLKREIGTGRPEKAVAIYRAYLQRRSASYLRLEGQAESALRAELLEAEDPFAAATGYHRVALDVLTALWGTESRRLVLNVCNRGAIADLGPDDVVEVPCVVAREDVRPLALGRMPEVVRGLVLSVKAYERSVIRAAVERSAKWARLALLVHPLIGEWELADRLLAIFREQDPDYFGDFAP, from the coding sequence ATGAGTCGGCGGAAGCTGACGATCATCGGTGGTGGAGGGGTGCGCACGCCGTTGCTGCTGTACGGACTCCTGGAGCAACAAGCATCGCTCGGCCTGCGTGAGGTGACCCTCTATGATGTCGAGCGCGAGCGGGTGGAACTCATGGCTGCGCTCGGGCAGGAGCTGCTCCGGCAGAGGGATGGGACCTTCGCTTTGACGGTGACGGATGATCTGCAGGAGGCGGTGGCCGATGCCGCGGCGATCATCACGAGCATTCGCGTCGGCGGCCTCCGCGCTCGCGCCCGCGACGAACGCACGGCCATCGAGCACGGCTTGGTCGGACAAGAGACGACGGGCGTAGGGGGATGGGCCATGGCGTTGCGCACGATCCCCGTCGTGCTCGAACACGCGCGCGTGATCGAACGCGTGAATCCCGAAGCGTGGATCCTCGTCTTCACGAATCCGGCAGGAGTGATCACGCAAGCGCTCACGATGCAAACGCGGTTGCGCGTCCTCGGCATTTGCGATACGCCGAGCGAACTCTTTCACCGCATCGCGCGCGTCCTCGGAGAGCCGCCGGAAGACGTCGTGTGCGACTATTTCGGACTCAATCACCTGGGATGGGTGCGAGCCGTCTTCGTGCGCGGTCGCGATGAGATGGCGCGATTACTCCATGACGACGAGAAGCTGCGGCGCCTCTATCCGGCGGATCTCTTCGACCCCGAGCTAATTCGCGCGCTCGGGCTCATCCCGACCGAATACCTCTTCTTCTACTACGGACACGCGCGGGCGCTGGCGAATCAAAAGCGCGTGGGGGCGAGCCGCGGTGAGGAGTTGGAGCAGTTGAACGAGAGGCTCTTTCGAGACCTCAAGCGGGAGATCGGGACTGGTCGTCCCGAGAAAGCGGTGGCGATCTATCGCGCTTATCTCCAGCGCCGCTCGGCATCGTACTTGAGATTGGAGGGACAGGCCGAATCGGCTCTACGCGCGGAGTTGCTCGAGGCGGAAGATCCATTCGCAGCGGCGACCGGCTATCATCGCGTTGCGCTGGATGTGTTGACGGCGCTCTGGGGAACGGAATCGCGACGCCTCGTCTTGAATGTGTGCAATCGCGGCGCGATCGCCGATTTGGGACCGGACGATGTGGTCGAAGTCCCATGTGTGGTCGCGCGCGAGGATGTGCGCCCGTTGGCTCTCGGACGAATGCCCGAGGTCGTTCGCGGTCTCGTTCTCTCGGTGAAAGCCTACGAGCGCTCGGTGATTCGCGCCGCCGTAGAACGTTCGGCGAAATGGGCGCGGCTGGCGCTACTTGTTCACCCGCTGATCGGCGAATGGGAGCTGGCCGATCGGCTGCTGGCGATCTTCCGAGAGCAAGATCCCGATTACTTCGGAGACTTCGCGCCATGA